The genome window GCACCAGGGCCAGATCGGGGGCGATGCGGTACACGCCCGCGTCGTCGGCGGTCTCGAACCCGACCAGAAGATTCGGGTCGCTCGGGAGGATCAGGCTGCCCAGGACCTGGGCGAGGTCGGCCGGGCCGACCTTGCTTGCTCAGCCGGCGGTACGGGTCAGGCTCGTGAGGCGGATTTCCTCGCGGGTGTGAGACATGCGCCCCAGTTTAGCAGAAGCGGACAAACGAACTTAGCAACTTTTTATGTTTAATTGTGAACCGCCCGGGTAAATCCCAGGTGAGAGGGAAAGGGTTGGAAAGGACCAGACATGGCATTCAAGCTCTGCTGCCCGGTTTGCACCCAGGCCATGCAGGCCGATACCGCTAGCGGCGAGGAATTCTCCTGCGCGAGTTGCGGGGCGATGGTGGATCTGATCGACGAGGACTTCACCATGGTCTCGGTGCCGCCTCACGACAAGATCGAGTACGTCAAGACCGCCAGCATGCGCTGGTTCGTCATGGTCCCGGCGACGCGCCCCCGGAGGTAGGCCGCGGTGCGGCCTCCCATGTCGCGAGAAACGCTTCCGGATCCTTCTGCGAAGCCACCTCGTCGCGGAAGAACCGGACCATGGCCGGGAGGGACGGAAAGCGGCCGGCGATGCGCTCGAAGCGGGACAGATCGCGCTGGTAGGTGTCGAACAGGAGGAAGTACGCGTTGTTGAGCCTGGCGCCGGCGAAATTCCGGTGGCCGGGCCGGCGGAACGGGAGGCGCGAATACTCGGCCCGCGCCGCCTCGAACAACGCGTCCCGGCCCGCCAACTTGCCCTCGGGCGAGAGGTCGGCGCGGGCGTAGTACTCGCGTAGCCGGGAGAGGGCCTTGGCGATGAACTCCCCGAACAAGCGATCGTCGTGCTCGTGATCCCTGGCGGCCCGCACCTCGGGGGAGTCGGCGCCGAAGCGCGCCGCCAGGAACTCCACGCTGCCGCGGTTGCCGACGTAGGTCGCGAAGCTCTCGTTGAAGACCGGATTCCCGGGGAGGAACACGGTGGCGTGCGTGAGTTCGTGGATGACGATGTTCGCCAGGCTCTCGGTCCCGTAGCTCAACATCGAGGAGTAGAAGGGATCGGCCAGGAAGCCGAGGAGGGAGAACGCCGCCACTGCCCGCAGATGGGTGTCGAACCCGGCGCGCTCCAGGCGGGCCTGCTCGGCCTCGGCGTCGGCTCTCTCGAAGAATCCCTTGTACGGGACCGCCCCGACGATGGGGAAGTGCCAGAGGTAGCCCTCGAGCCGATCGCGGTGAGCGGCGGAGACCACGTGCGACAGGGCCGCGCCATCCAGGTTCACGAAGGTCTCGTAGCTCTTCGATTCCCGCAAGCCGATCTCCCGGATGGCGAATGCCTTGATCTCGCGCACCAGCCGGAGCTTCCCGGCCTGCTCGTGCGAGAGGCGTTCGGCCGCCTTGTCGATCGGCTCCTGTTTAAGCAACAGTGAGGCTTGGGTTGCCCCCTGGCGAAGGAGATAGCCCAAAGAACAGCCATTCAGCCATGTCGCTACCGTCAAGACCCCGATCCACCGTAGCTTGCGCAAGTTTTCCACAATTCTGGGCATATTACATATGGTAACAATGCGTGGGGTAGACCGCGGTGGCAAGGGTAAACGAACCGGCGCCCACCGGGCCATATTACGCCCGGGTGCGTCCGGTGGATCAACACCAGCACAACGCTGGTGACGAAGCCCCCTCCCAGGGCGCCGACGTGAAGTTGGTCCACGTAAATCGCGGCCTGGCGCGCTCCGAAGTGGTCCACCCGGTCGCCGGTTCGTCGCGCGCCTACCTGTTCGTGGTGGGCTTCGTGGCGCTGTTGATCGGGTCCGGCGCCTGGTGGGGCGGCACGCCGGTCGTCATCGGCGTCGCCCTGGGCTGGCTGACGGCGATGTTGCTCTGGGTAGTGCGCAAGGACCTCGCGTCCGAGTTCCAGGAGCTCTTCTGGTAACGACCCTCTCGGTCGGGGTACGTAGGTTCCGGAGGACCGGATGCCCAACAAGAAGACCGAGAGCCCGCGCGACAGCTTCCTCAAGGAGATCCAGGCCGGCTTCTTCGGCGACTATCTGATCTCCAAGGGCCTGGTCACGCAGGCCAACGTGAACGAGGCGCTCGAGAAGCAGGGTAGCGCCATGCGCCACCTGCGGATCGGCGAGATCCTCTGCGAACTGGGGTACCTCGATCCCGAGAAGCTGCTGCCGTCGCTCAAGGAGTACCGCGCCGAACTGCGCCTCGGCGAAGTGCTGATCTCCACGCAGCAACTGTCCTTCCTGCAACTGCTCGATGCCCTCGACGAGCAGCGCCGCACCGGCCAGAGCTTCGGCCAGGTCGTCGTGCGCCTGGGCTACTGCAGCCAGGATCGCGTCGACGAGGCGCTGGAGCTGCAGAAGACGCTGCACGCCGAAT of Candidatus Tanganyikabacteria bacterium contains these proteins:
- a CDS encoding aminopeptidase; this translates as MLKQEPIDKAAERLSHEQAGKLRLVREIKAFAIREIGLRESKSYETFVNLDGAALSHVVSAAHRDRLEGYLWHFPIVGAVPYKGFFERADAEAEQARLERAGFDTHLRAVAAFSLLGFLADPFYSSMLSYGTESLANIVIHELTHATVFLPGNPVFNESFATYVGNRGSVEFLAARFGADSPEVRAARDHEHDDRLFGEFIAKALSRLREYYARADLSPEGKLAGRDALFEAARAEYSRLPFRRPGHRNFAGARLNNAYFLLFDTYQRDLSRFERIAGRFPSLPAMVRFFRDEVASQKDPEAFLATWEAAPRPTSGGASPGP